In Chanodichthys erythropterus isolate Z2021 chromosome 7, ASM2448905v1, whole genome shotgun sequence, a genomic segment contains:
- the znf710a gene encoding zinc finger protein 710a isoform X1: protein MRSLKHLKHHTRSNVEEQEVPLVRCYSKVMEHAVDVGTQTDPVVVLSLAQAAVLGLISQNEIFGATIAPNGFYTGEGREGPAPPAESMEYEYADQLIGANGDYLSEPHGENRRADGLYGAERRRPGPRGRTKRPLIEGEPEESTERSLDTSSEVKGERPEFPSPCYLSNPQQTDNEPEVLDLAPQRVPMKEEQCNKGYPESSREPASKQIDSETQSQGHQSPVGHGKALVESPQEGRGKEEQQEEEEEEVEERALNLKTTEEDVSPAMRRYYESSVTAYEAAEMGLPGDYEEGGQAMMWAEGENSLGRRMQIDRLDINVQIDESYCVDVGEGLKRWKCRMCEKSYTSKYNLVTHILGHNGIKPHECLHCGKLFKQPSHLQTHLLTHQGTRPHKCTVCKKAFTQTSHLKRHMLQHSDVKPYSCRFCGRGFAYPSELRTHETKHESGHCHVCTQCGMEFPTHAHLKRHQVSHQGPTTFQCTECHKSFAYRSQLQNHLMKHQNVRPYVCSECGMEFVQIHHLKQHMLTHKVLTQQALEHKGMKEYKCDVCSREFTLSANLKRHMLIHTSVRPFQCHVCFKTFVQKQTLKTHMIVHLPVKPFKCKVCGKSFNRMYNLLGHMHLHAGSKPFKCPYCTSKFNLKGNLSRHMKVKHGILDTSTEGQDALPDAEGQEDYEEESFDYSERENLASNNAQDLAKLAKISYYNYTKVAARYNTT from the exons ATGAGGTCCCTGAAACATCTCAAACATCACACCAGGAGTAATGTG GAAGAGCAGGAGGTTCCTCTGGTCCGCTGCTATTCTAAAGTGATGGAGCATGCGGTGGATGTCGGCACTCAGACTGACCCGGTGGTGGTCCTGTCCCTTGCCCAGGCTGCTGTGCTGGGCCTCATATCTCAGAACGAAATCTTCGGAGCCACAATTGCCCCAAACGGTTTCTACACAGGAGAGGGACGTGAAGGCCCTGCTCCCCCTGCAGAATCCATGGAGTATGAATATGCTGATCAGCTAATTGGAGCCAATGGAGACTATCTGTCCGAGCCTCACGGGGAGAACAGGAGAGCAGATGGGCTCTACGGAGCAGAGCGCAGGCGACCTGGGCCCCGCGGGAGGACCAAGAGGCCCTTGATTGAAGGAGAACCGGAGGAGTCCACGGAGAGGTCTCTGGACACATCGAGTGAGGTGAAAGGAGAGAGGCCTGAGTTCCCTAGCCCCTGTTATCTCTCAAATCCCCAGCAAACTGACAACGAGCCAGAAGTGTTGGACCTAGCACCTCAAAGAGTGCCAATGAAAGAAGAGCAGTGTAACAAAGGCTACCCTGAGTCCTCGAGGGAGCCAGCAAGCAAACAGATAGACTCTGAGACTCAGTCTCAAGGCCACCAAAGCCCTGTGGGGCATGGAAAGGCACTGGTGGAGTCCCCCCAGGAAGGACGGGGAAAGGAGGAACAacaagaagaagaggaggaggaagtggAGGAGAGAGCGCTCAACCTGAAAACTACAGAGGAGGATGTGAGCCCAGCAATGAGGCGCTACTATGAGTCCAGCGTGACGGCGTACGAGGCTGCTGAGATGGGCCTGCCGGGAGATTATGAGGAGGGCGGACAGGCCATGATGTGGGCGGAGGGTGAGAACTCCTTGGGTAGACGGATGCAGATCGACCGTCTAGATATCAACGTGCAAATCGATGAATCGTACTGCGTGGATGTGGGCGAAGGCCTGAAACGCTGGAAGTGTCGCATGTGTGAAAAGTCCTACACTTCGAAGTACAACTTGGTTACACACATCCTCGGTCACAATGGCATCAAGCCACATGAATGTCTGCACTGTGGAAAGCTCTTCAAGCAGCCCAGCCACCTTCAGACGCATCTGTTGACGCACCAGGGCACGCGGCCGCACAAGTGCACCGTCTGCAAGAAGGCCTTTACCCAGACCAGTCACCTTAAACGGCACATGTTGCAGCATAGCGACGTCAAGCCTTACAGCTGCCGCTTCTGCGGCCGAGGCTTTGCCTACCCCAGTGAGCTGCGTACTCACGAGACCAAGCACGAGAGCGGCCACTGTCACGTCTGCACACAGTGCGGCATGGAGTTCCCCACTCACGCCCACCTCAAGCGCCACCAGGTCAGCCACCAGGGCCCGACGACCTTTCAGTGCACCGAATGTCATAAGTCCTTCGCCTACCGTAGCCAACTCCAGAACCATCTGATGAAGCACCAGAACGTACGGCCTTATGTCTGCTCGGAGTGCGGCATGGAGTTTGTGCAGATCCACCACCTGAAGCAGCACATGCTTACACACAAGGTACTGACACAGCAGGCCCTCGAACACAAG ggtatgaaagaatacaaatgcGACGTGTGTTCTCGTGAGTTCACACTCTCTGCAAACCTGAAGCGACACATGCTGATTCACACCAGTGTGCGCCCTTTCCAGTGCCACGTCTGCTTCAAAACCTTTGTTCAGAAGCAGACGCTTAAAACGCACATGATTGTCCACTTGCCTGTGAAACCTTTTAAGTGCAAG gtGTGCGGGAAGTCCTTCAACAGAATGTATAACCTGCTGGGTCACATGCACCTTCATGCCGGTAGCAAACCCTTCAAGTGTCCTTACTGCACCAGCAAGTTCAATTTGAAGGGCAACTTAAGTCGACACATGAAGGTGAAACATGGAATCCTGGACACCTCAACTGAAGGGCAAG ATGCTCTGCCTGATGCGGAGGGTCAGGAAGATTACGAGGAGGAGAGCTTTGATTACAGTGAGAGGGAAAATCTAGCCAGCAACAACGCACAAGATTTGGCAAAACTCGCCAAAATTAGCTACTACAACTACACCAAGGTTGCTGCTCGCTACAACACGACTTAA
- the znf710a gene encoding zinc finger protein 710a isoform X2 yields MRSLKHLKHHTRSNVEEQEVPLVRCYSKVMEHAVDVGTQTDPVVVLSLAQAAVLGLISQNEIFGATIAPNGFYTGEGREGPAPPAESMEYEYADQLIGANGDYLSEPHGENRRADGLYGAERRRPGPRGRTKRPLIEGEPEESTERSLDTSSEVKGERPEFPSPCYLSNPQQTDNEPEVLDLAPQRVPMKEEQCNKGYPESSREPASKQIDSETQSQGHQSPVGHGKALVESPQEGRGKEEQQEEEEEEVEERALNLKTTEEDVSPAMRRYYESSVTAYEAAEMGLPGDYEEGGQAMMWAEGENSLGRRMQIDRLDINVQIDESYCVDVGEGLKRWKCRMCEKSYTSKYNLVTHILGHNGIKPHECLHCGKLFKQPSHLQTHLLTHQGTRPHKCTVCKKAFTQTSHLKRHMLQHSDVKPYSCRFCGRGFAYPSELRTHETKHESGHCHVCTQCGMEFPTHAHLKRHQVSHQGPTTFQCTECHKSFAYRSQLQNHLMKHQNVRPYVCSECGMEFVQIHHLKQHMLTHKGMKEYKCDVCSREFTLSANLKRHMLIHTSVRPFQCHVCFKTFVQKQTLKTHMIVHLPVKPFKCKVCGKSFNRMYNLLGHMHLHAGSKPFKCPYCTSKFNLKGNLSRHMKVKHGILDTSTEGQDALPDAEGQEDYEEESFDYSERENLASNNAQDLAKLAKISYYNYTKVAARYNTT; encoded by the exons ATGAGGTCCCTGAAACATCTCAAACATCACACCAGGAGTAATGTG GAAGAGCAGGAGGTTCCTCTGGTCCGCTGCTATTCTAAAGTGATGGAGCATGCGGTGGATGTCGGCACTCAGACTGACCCGGTGGTGGTCCTGTCCCTTGCCCAGGCTGCTGTGCTGGGCCTCATATCTCAGAACGAAATCTTCGGAGCCACAATTGCCCCAAACGGTTTCTACACAGGAGAGGGACGTGAAGGCCCTGCTCCCCCTGCAGAATCCATGGAGTATGAATATGCTGATCAGCTAATTGGAGCCAATGGAGACTATCTGTCCGAGCCTCACGGGGAGAACAGGAGAGCAGATGGGCTCTACGGAGCAGAGCGCAGGCGACCTGGGCCCCGCGGGAGGACCAAGAGGCCCTTGATTGAAGGAGAACCGGAGGAGTCCACGGAGAGGTCTCTGGACACATCGAGTGAGGTGAAAGGAGAGAGGCCTGAGTTCCCTAGCCCCTGTTATCTCTCAAATCCCCAGCAAACTGACAACGAGCCAGAAGTGTTGGACCTAGCACCTCAAAGAGTGCCAATGAAAGAAGAGCAGTGTAACAAAGGCTACCCTGAGTCCTCGAGGGAGCCAGCAAGCAAACAGATAGACTCTGAGACTCAGTCTCAAGGCCACCAAAGCCCTGTGGGGCATGGAAAGGCACTGGTGGAGTCCCCCCAGGAAGGACGGGGAAAGGAGGAACAacaagaagaagaggaggaggaagtggAGGAGAGAGCGCTCAACCTGAAAACTACAGAGGAGGATGTGAGCCCAGCAATGAGGCGCTACTATGAGTCCAGCGTGACGGCGTACGAGGCTGCTGAGATGGGCCTGCCGGGAGATTATGAGGAGGGCGGACAGGCCATGATGTGGGCGGAGGGTGAGAACTCCTTGGGTAGACGGATGCAGATCGACCGTCTAGATATCAACGTGCAAATCGATGAATCGTACTGCGTGGATGTGGGCGAAGGCCTGAAACGCTGGAAGTGTCGCATGTGTGAAAAGTCCTACACTTCGAAGTACAACTTGGTTACACACATCCTCGGTCACAATGGCATCAAGCCACATGAATGTCTGCACTGTGGAAAGCTCTTCAAGCAGCCCAGCCACCTTCAGACGCATCTGTTGACGCACCAGGGCACGCGGCCGCACAAGTGCACCGTCTGCAAGAAGGCCTTTACCCAGACCAGTCACCTTAAACGGCACATGTTGCAGCATAGCGACGTCAAGCCTTACAGCTGCCGCTTCTGCGGCCGAGGCTTTGCCTACCCCAGTGAGCTGCGTACTCACGAGACCAAGCACGAGAGCGGCCACTGTCACGTCTGCACACAGTGCGGCATGGAGTTCCCCACTCACGCCCACCTCAAGCGCCACCAGGTCAGCCACCAGGGCCCGACGACCTTTCAGTGCACCGAATGTCATAAGTCCTTCGCCTACCGTAGCCAACTCCAGAACCATCTGATGAAGCACCAGAACGTACGGCCTTATGTCTGCTCGGAGTGCGGCATGGAGTTTGTGCAGATCCACCACCTGAAGCAGCACATGCTTACACACAAG ggtatgaaagaatacaaatgcGACGTGTGTTCTCGTGAGTTCACACTCTCTGCAAACCTGAAGCGACACATGCTGATTCACACCAGTGTGCGCCCTTTCCAGTGCCACGTCTGCTTCAAAACCTTTGTTCAGAAGCAGACGCTTAAAACGCACATGATTGTCCACTTGCCTGTGAAACCTTTTAAGTGCAAG gtGTGCGGGAAGTCCTTCAACAGAATGTATAACCTGCTGGGTCACATGCACCTTCATGCCGGTAGCAAACCCTTCAAGTGTCCTTACTGCACCAGCAAGTTCAATTTGAAGGGCAACTTAAGTCGACACATGAAGGTGAAACATGGAATCCTGGACACCTCAACTGAAGGGCAAG ATGCTCTGCCTGATGCGGAGGGTCAGGAAGATTACGAGGAGGAGAGCTTTGATTACAGTGAGAGGGAAAATCTAGCCAGCAACAACGCACAAGATTTGGCAAAACTCGCCAAAATTAGCTACTACAACTACACCAAGGTTGCTGCTCGCTACAACACGACTTAA
- the idh2 gene encoding isocitrate dehydrogenase [NADP], mitochondrial, giving the protein MAGYLKVLSSLTRSAATLSKNPAVLAPASCQSLQQRNYADKRIKVAQPVVEMDGDEMTRIIWEFIKEKLILSNVDVELKYYDLGLPYRDQTDDQVTIDSAIATQKYNVAVKCATITPDEARVEEFNLKKMWKSPNGTIRNILGGTVFREPIICKNIPRLVPGWTQPITIGRHAHGDQYKATDFVVSQPGKFKMVFSPADGSKTKEWEVFDFPGGGCGMGMYNTDESITGFAHSCFQYAIQKKWPLYMSTKNTILKAYDGRFKDIFQEIFEKNYKPEFDKLKIWYEHRLIDDMVAQVLKSSGAFVWACKNYDGDVQSDILAQGFGSLGLMTSVLVCPDGKTIEAEAAHGTVTRHYREHQKGRPTSTNPIASIFAWTRGLEHRGKLDGNPDLIKFSQTLERVCVETVESGVMTKDLAGCIHGLANCKLNEHYVNTTDFLDAIKTNLDKALGK; this is encoded by the exons ATGCCGATAAACGTATCAAGGTGGCACAGCCGGTGGTGGAGATGGACGGAGATGAGATGACCAGGATCATCTGGGAGTTCATCAAAGAAAAG CTCATTCTGTCCAATGTGGATGTGGAGCTGAAGTACTATGACCTGGGTCTTCCTTACCGTGACCAGACTGATGACCAAGTCACAATCGACTCTGCTATAGCTACCCAGAAATACAATGTTGCTGTGAAATGCGCCACCATTACACCCGACGAAGCTAGGGTCGAAG AGTTcaatctgaagaaaatgtggaaGAGTCCCAACGGAACCATCAGGAACATTCTGGGCGGTACTGTCTTCCGTGAGCCAATCATCTGTAAGAACATTCCCAGACTTGTTCCTGGCTGGACACAGCCCATCACCATTGGCAGACATGCCCACGGTGACCAG TACAAAGCAACAGACTTTGTTGTGAGCCAACCAGGCAAATTCAAAATGGTCTTCTCTCCAGCTGATGGAAGCAAAACCAAGGAGTGGGAGGTGTTCGATTTCCCTGGTGGTGGCTGTGGAATGGGCATGTACAACACTGATGAG TCCATCACTGGCTTCGCTCACAGCTGCTTCCAATATGCCATCCAGAAGAAATGGCCTCTCTACATGAGCACTAAGAACACCATCCTGAAAGCTTACGATGGCAGATTCAAGGACATTTTCCAGGAAATCTTTGAGAA AAACTACAAGCCAGAGTTTGACAAGCTGAAGATCTGGTACGAGCACAGACTCATCGATGACATGGTGGCTCAGGTGCTGAAGTCTTCGGGTGCCTTTGTGTGGGCCTGCAAGAACTATGATGGAGATGTACAATCTGACATCCTTGCTCAGG GTTTCGGCTCTCTGGGACTGATGACCTCAGTGCTGGTGTGTCCTGATGGAAAGACCATTGAGGCCGAAGCCGCCCATGGCACAGTAACCAGGCATTACCGTGAGCACCAGAAG GGTAGGCCAACTAGCACTAACCCCATTGCCAGCATCTTTGCTTGGACCAGAGGACTGGAGCACCGTGGCAAACTTGATGGAAACCCAGACCTGATCAA GTTCTCTCAGACTCTAGAACGGGTGTGCGTTGAGACCGTGGAGAGCGGCGTGATGACCAAGGATCTGGCTGGCTGCATTCACGGTCTCGCCAA CTGTAAGCTGAACGAGCATTACGTCAACACCACAGACTTCTTGGATGCCATCAAGACAAACCTAGACAAGGCACTGGGCAAATGA